One stretch of Cololabis saira isolate AMF1-May2022 chromosome 15, fColSai1.1, whole genome shotgun sequence DNA includes these proteins:
- the sgce gene encoding epsilon-sarcoglycan isoform X1, with translation MSAAAVAVWLGAVYIVHAYAATRSALHERNVHTEPSKVLRLRAAWHRDVITILSRSHAELNVYPSAGVLFVHVLEREHFKGEFPPYPKSGDASNDPITFNTNLMDFPDRPGWLRYIQRTLYSDGVLYGSPTAEHVGRPTVIEITAYNRRTFETARHNLVINIMATEEFPLPYQAEFYIKNMNVEEMLASEVLGDFLGAVKNVWQPERLNAINITSALDRGGRVPLPINNLKEGVYVMVGADVPFSSCLREVESPHNQLRCSQEMEPVISCDKKFRAQFNIDWCKISLVDINKVVPVYITRPDPGTGILPEFGEYNPPSESLKSRDYFSDFVVTLAVPSAVALVLFFILGYAMCCKREGVEKRNMQTPDIQLVHHSAIQKSTKELRSMSKNREISWPLSTLPVFNPVSGEVVPPIHPDNFETTSMPLMQTQSNLQNQITIPQQRPSGENYVMSTFRRLEVNGIPEERKVAEALNL, from the exons ATGTCCGCTGCAGCTGTCGCGGTCTGGCTCGGAGCGG TTTACATTGTGCATGCCTATGCTGCAACACGGAGCGCTTTACATGAGAGAAATGTCCATACGGAGCCATCCAAAGTCTTGAGGCTGAGAGCAGCCTGGCACAGAGAcg TGATCACCATCTTGTCGAGGTCGCATGCGGAGCTAAATGTCTACCCATCTGCCGGGGTGCTTTTTGTCCATGTTCTGGAGAGAGAGCACTTTAAAGGAGAATTCCCTCCTTACCCCAAATCAG GTGATGCCAGCAATGACCCGATCACCTTCAACACGAACCTGATGGATTTCCCTGACAGGCCCGGATGGTTGCGCTACATCCAGAGGACTCTGTATAGCGACGGCGTACTCTATGGTTCTCCCACTGCAGAGCACGTGGGCAGGCCCACAGTCATAGAG ATTACTGCCTATAACCGACGCACGTTTGAGACAGCGCGGCACAACTTGGTCATAAACATCATGGCCACAGAAG AGTTCCCCTTGCCTTACCAAGCAGAGTTTTACATCAAAAACATGAACGTGGAGGAGATGCTGGCCAGCGAGGTTCTGGGAGACTTCCTGGGCGCAGTGAAGAACGTTTGGCAGCCCGAAAGGCTCAATGCTATCAACATCACCTCAGCGCTGGACCGCGGCGGCCGTGTGCCCCTCCCCATCAACAACCTAAAAGAAGG TGTTTATGTGATGGTCGGTGCTGACGTCCCGTTCTCGTCGTGCCTGAGGGAGGTGGAAAGCCCGCACAATCAGCTGCGCTGCAGTCAGGAGATGGAACCTGTCATCAGCTGTGACAAGAAATTCAGAGCTCAGTTTAACATCGACTGGTGTAAGATTTCCTTG GTTGATATCAACAAAGTAGTTCCGGTATACATTACCCGCCCCGACCCAGGTACGGGGATCCTGCCTGAATTTGGGGAGTACAACCCTCCGTCTGAGTCTCTGAAGAGTCGGGACTACTTTTCGGACTTCGTCGTCACGCTGGCTGTCCCCTCCGCTGTGGCACTAGTTCTCTTCTTCATTCTCGGTTACGCCATGTGCTGCAAACGGGAAGGGGT ggaaaaaagaaacatgcaAACACCAGA CATCCAGCTGGTTCACCACAGTGCCATCCAGAAGTCCACCAAAGAGCTGCGGAGCATGTCCAAGAACCGGGAGATCTCCTGGCCGCTATCCACCCTGCCCGTCTTCAACCCCGTCAGCGGCGAAGTGGTGCCACCTATTCACCCCGACAACTTCGAGACCACCAGCATGCCCCTGATGCAGACGCAGTC GAATCTTCAAAACCAGATAACGATACCACAGCAGAGGCCATCAG GAGAGAACTATGTCATGTCAACATTTCGAAGGCTGGAG GTAAATGGTATTCCTGAGGAAAGAAAGGTGGCAGAAGCACTGAATTTATGA
- the sgce gene encoding epsilon-sarcoglycan isoform X4, whose translation MSAAAVAVWLGAVITILSRSHAELNVYPSAGVLFVHVLEREHFKGEFPPYPKSGDASNDPITFNTNLMDFPDRPGWLRYIQRTLYSDGVLYGSPTAEHVGRPTVIEITAYNRRTFETARHNLVINIMATEEFPLPYQAEFYIKNMNVEEMLASEVLGDFLGAVKNVWQPERLNAINITSALDRGGRVPLPINNLKEGVYVMVGADVPFSSCLREVESPHNQLRCSQEMEPVISCDKKFRAQFNIDWCKISLVDINKVVPVYITRPDPGTGILPEFGEYNPPSESLKSRDYFSDFVVTLAVPSAVALVLFFILGYAMCCKREGVEKRNMQTPDIQLVHHSAIQKSTKELRSMSKNREISWPLSTLPVFNPVSGEVVPPIHPDNFETTSMPLMQTQSNLQNQITIPQQRPSGENYVMSTFRRLEVNGIPEERKVAEALNL comes from the exons ATGTCCGCTGCAGCTGTCGCGGTCTGGCTCGGAGCGG TGATCACCATCTTGTCGAGGTCGCATGCGGAGCTAAATGTCTACCCATCTGCCGGGGTGCTTTTTGTCCATGTTCTGGAGAGAGAGCACTTTAAAGGAGAATTCCCTCCTTACCCCAAATCAG GTGATGCCAGCAATGACCCGATCACCTTCAACACGAACCTGATGGATTTCCCTGACAGGCCCGGATGGTTGCGCTACATCCAGAGGACTCTGTATAGCGACGGCGTACTCTATGGTTCTCCCACTGCAGAGCACGTGGGCAGGCCCACAGTCATAGAG ATTACTGCCTATAACCGACGCACGTTTGAGACAGCGCGGCACAACTTGGTCATAAACATCATGGCCACAGAAG AGTTCCCCTTGCCTTACCAAGCAGAGTTTTACATCAAAAACATGAACGTGGAGGAGATGCTGGCCAGCGAGGTTCTGGGAGACTTCCTGGGCGCAGTGAAGAACGTTTGGCAGCCCGAAAGGCTCAATGCTATCAACATCACCTCAGCGCTGGACCGCGGCGGCCGTGTGCCCCTCCCCATCAACAACCTAAAAGAAGG TGTTTATGTGATGGTCGGTGCTGACGTCCCGTTCTCGTCGTGCCTGAGGGAGGTGGAAAGCCCGCACAATCAGCTGCGCTGCAGTCAGGAGATGGAACCTGTCATCAGCTGTGACAAGAAATTCAGAGCTCAGTTTAACATCGACTGGTGTAAGATTTCCTTG GTTGATATCAACAAAGTAGTTCCGGTATACATTACCCGCCCCGACCCAGGTACGGGGATCCTGCCTGAATTTGGGGAGTACAACCCTCCGTCTGAGTCTCTGAAGAGTCGGGACTACTTTTCGGACTTCGTCGTCACGCTGGCTGTCCCCTCCGCTGTGGCACTAGTTCTCTTCTTCATTCTCGGTTACGCCATGTGCTGCAAACGGGAAGGGGT ggaaaaaagaaacatgcaAACACCAGA CATCCAGCTGGTTCACCACAGTGCCATCCAGAAGTCCACCAAAGAGCTGCGGAGCATGTCCAAGAACCGGGAGATCTCCTGGCCGCTATCCACCCTGCCCGTCTTCAACCCCGTCAGCGGCGAAGTGGTGCCACCTATTCACCCCGACAACTTCGAGACCACCAGCATGCCCCTGATGCAGACGCAGTC GAATCTTCAAAACCAGATAACGATACCACAGCAGAGGCCATCAG GAGAGAACTATGTCATGTCAACATTTCGAAGGCTGGAG GTAAATGGTATTCCTGAGGAAAGAAAGGTGGCAGAAGCACTGAATTTATGA
- the casd1 gene encoding N-acetylneuraminate 9-O-acetyltransferase, whose translation MAVLACSLGKREINQHFTVRNAKLISLAVVALLLVFHAALRRYGGGDSCDWLLSRGRYLGENVWQPYGCMMHKYKSTEAKTCLADKRVAFVGDSRIRQLFYSFVKIIDPERREDGNKHEDIFFKDERSSVNVDFLWYPEANNSMKERLIAWTYEASVKPDVIILGAATWSIKLHSGSSDTLQQYKSNLTAIAVPLERLAEHGEVYWVLQDPVNEAVLSENRKMITNQQLELYNEAAADVLNSSKYNGKSRVKLLAASRQAAMETITQSDDGLHLPESTRNVGAMVLMNSLCNKILKPIDGSCCQTLPPPNFLQKLSAFFFLGSAIVFAALHVLGNNRHRRPVPPDVESLEEKKPVTAAIPLGPKAPFQALCRMGVIMGYFYLCDRADVFMKEQKFYTHSTFFIPLIYIFVLGVFYSENSKETKLLNREQTDEWKGWMQLVILIYHVSGASAFIPVYMHVRVLVAAYLFQTGYGHFSFFWLKGDFGLYRVCQVLFRLNFLVLVLCVVMDRPYQFYYFVPLVTFWFVIIYGTMAMWPQILQKKANGSGMWHLGVLAKLMGLLLFICFFAFSQRFFESIFSVWPISQLFELNGSIHEWWFRWKLDRFAVIHGMLFAFIYLVLQKCQVLSEGKGETLFPVKITNLLLFLSIFSFITYSIWASSCKTKTECNEMHPYISVVQILAFILIRNIPGYVRSIYSSFFAWFGKISLELFICQYHIWLAADTKGILVLIPGNPSLNIMVSTFIFVCVAHEVSLITNDLAQVVIPKDTMALLRRLGAMALFSLVVLLLTRGNQLSPGA comes from the exons ATGGCGGTCCTGGCCTGCAGCCTGGGCAAACGCGAGATAAACCAGCACTTCACCGTCAGAAACGCCAAGCTCATCTCGCTGGCGGTGGTGGCGCTGCTGCTGGTGTTCCACGCGGCTCTGCGGCGCTACGGAG GCGGAGACTCATGTGACTGGCTGCTGTCCAGAGGACGCTACTTGGGGGAGAATGTATGGCAGCCTTATGGCTGCATGATGCACAAATACAAAAGCAC TGAAGCCAAAACATGCCTTGCAGACAAACGGGTGGCCTTTGTCGGTGACTCAAGAATAAGGcagttattttattcctttgtcAAAATTATTGACCCTGAGCGAAGAGAAGATGGAAACAAG CACGAGGACATTTTCTTCAAAGATGAGAGGTCTTCTGTTAATGTG GACTTTCTTTGGTATCCAGAGGCAAATAATTCGATGAAGGAGCGCTTAATAGCGTGGACATAT GAAGCTTCAGTCAAGCCAGATGTCATCATCCTCGGAGCTGCCACA TGGTCCATCAAGTTGCACAGTGGCAGCAGTGACACCCTGCAGCAGTACAAATCTAACCTGACAGCCATTGCTGTGCCCCTGGAGAGGCTGGCTGAGCATGGGGAGGTGTACTGGGTCCTACAAG ATCCAGTCAATGAGGCCGTCTTGAGTGAGAACAGGAAGATGATCACCAACCAACAGCTGGAACTGTACAATGAAGCGGCAGCAGATGTGCTCAACAGCAGCAAGTATAATGGCAAATCTCGGGTCAAGCTGCTGGCAGCGTCCCGCCAGGCCGCGATGGAAACCATCACCCAGTCAGATGATGGTTTGCACTTACCTGAGAGCACCAGGAATGTG GGGGCCATGGTCCTCATGAACTCTCTGTGCAACAAGATACTCAAGCCCATTGATGGTTCATGTTGCCAGACTCTACCGCCCCCGAACTTCCTGCAGAAACtgtcagcctttttctttctggGCTCGGCCATCGTCTTCGCAGCCCTCCACGTCCTCGGAAACAACCGCCACCGTCGCCCAGTGCCCCCCGACGTGGAGAGCCTAGAGGAGAAGAAGCCAGTAACTGCAGCCATCCCCCTCGGACCAAAGGCGCCTTTTCAGGCTCTCTGCAGGATGGGCGTCATAATGGGCTATTTTTACCTTTGTGACAGAGCAGATGTGTTCATGAAAGAGCAGAAGTTCTACACACACTCGACGTTCTTCATCCCTCTCATCTACATATTTGTCCTGGGAGTGTTTTACAGTGAGAACAGCAAAGAG ACCAAGTTGCTCAACCGAGAACAGACAGATGAGTGGAAGGGCTGGATGCAGCTCGTCATCCTCATCTATCACGTATCTGGAGCCAGTGCT TTCATTCCAGTGTACATGCATGTGCGGGTGCTGGTGGCAGCGTACCTGTTTCAAACTGGCTACGgacacttttcctttttttggctcAAAGGAGATTTTGGACTTTATAGAGTGTGCCAG GTGCTGTTCCGACTAAATTTCCTGGTGTTGGTGCTGTGTGTAGTGATGGACAGACCTTACCAGTTCTACTACTTTGTCCCCTTGGTTACCTTCTGGTTTGTCATCATCTATGGCACCATGGCCATGTGGCCTCAGATCCTTCAGAAGAAGGCTAATG GTAGCGGCATGTGGCACCTTGGGGTTCTGGCAAAGTTAATGGGTCTTCTGCTCTTTATCTGCTTTTTTGCCTTCTCACAG AGGTTTTTTGAGAGCATCTTCTCCGTGTGGCCAATCTCTCAGCTCTTTGAGCTGAATGGGAGCATCCACGAGTGGTGGTTCAGATGGAAGTTGGACAGATTT GCTGTGATTCATGGCATGCTGTTCGCCTTCATCTACCTGGTGCTGCAGAAGTGTCAGGTGCTATCAGAGGGCAAAGGAGAGACCCTCTTCCCTGTCAAGATTACCAAcctactcctcttcctctccattTTCTCCTTCATT ACTTACTCGATATGGGCGAGCAGCTGCAAAACCAAAACGGAGTGCAATGAGATGCATCCTTACATCTCTGTAGTTCAG ATTTTGGCCTTCATTCTCATCAGGAACATACCTGGTTATGTTCGCTCCATCTACAGCTCATTCTTTGCGTGGTTTGGAAAGATTTCTCTGGAG CTGTTTATATGCCAGTATCACATATGGCTCGCGGCAGACACCAAGGGGATTTTGGTTCTCATCCCAGGAAACCCTTCTCTCAACATCATGGTCAGCACTTTCATCTTTGTTTGTGTTGCTCATGAGGTTTCTCTCATCACTAATGACCTGGCCCAGGTGGTCATCCCCAAAGACACTATGGCTCTGCTGAGGAGACTGGGCGCCATGGCGCTCTTCAGTCTGGTTGTATTGCTGCTAACCAGGGGAAACCAGCTCTCACCCGGGGCCTGA
- the sgce gene encoding epsilon-sarcoglycan isoform X3, whose product MSAAAVAVWLGAVYIVHAYAATRSALHERNVHTEPSKVLRLRAAWHRDVITILSRSHAELNVYPSAGVLFVHVLEREHFKGEFPPYPKSGDASNDPITFNTNLMDFPDRPGWLRYIQRTLYSDGVLYGSPTAEHVGRPTVIEITAYNRRTFETARHNLVINIMATEEFPLPYQAEFYIKNMNVEEMLASEVLGDFLGAVKNVWQPERLNAINITSALDRGGRVPLPINNLKEGVYVMVGADVPFSSCLREVESPHNQLRCSQEMEPVISCDKKFRAQFNIDWCKISLVDINKVVPVYITRPDPGTGILPEFGEYNPPSESLKSRDYFSDFVVTLAVPSAVALVLFFILGYAMCCKREGVEKRNMQTPDIQLVHHSAIQKSTKELRSMSKNREISWPLSTLPVFNPVSGEVVPPIHPDNFETTSMPLMQTQSNLQNQITIPQQRPSGKWYS is encoded by the exons ATGTCCGCTGCAGCTGTCGCGGTCTGGCTCGGAGCGG TTTACATTGTGCATGCCTATGCTGCAACACGGAGCGCTTTACATGAGAGAAATGTCCATACGGAGCCATCCAAAGTCTTGAGGCTGAGAGCAGCCTGGCACAGAGAcg TGATCACCATCTTGTCGAGGTCGCATGCGGAGCTAAATGTCTACCCATCTGCCGGGGTGCTTTTTGTCCATGTTCTGGAGAGAGAGCACTTTAAAGGAGAATTCCCTCCTTACCCCAAATCAG GTGATGCCAGCAATGACCCGATCACCTTCAACACGAACCTGATGGATTTCCCTGACAGGCCCGGATGGTTGCGCTACATCCAGAGGACTCTGTATAGCGACGGCGTACTCTATGGTTCTCCCACTGCAGAGCACGTGGGCAGGCCCACAGTCATAGAG ATTACTGCCTATAACCGACGCACGTTTGAGACAGCGCGGCACAACTTGGTCATAAACATCATGGCCACAGAAG AGTTCCCCTTGCCTTACCAAGCAGAGTTTTACATCAAAAACATGAACGTGGAGGAGATGCTGGCCAGCGAGGTTCTGGGAGACTTCCTGGGCGCAGTGAAGAACGTTTGGCAGCCCGAAAGGCTCAATGCTATCAACATCACCTCAGCGCTGGACCGCGGCGGCCGTGTGCCCCTCCCCATCAACAACCTAAAAGAAGG TGTTTATGTGATGGTCGGTGCTGACGTCCCGTTCTCGTCGTGCCTGAGGGAGGTGGAAAGCCCGCACAATCAGCTGCGCTGCAGTCAGGAGATGGAACCTGTCATCAGCTGTGACAAGAAATTCAGAGCTCAGTTTAACATCGACTGGTGTAAGATTTCCTTG GTTGATATCAACAAAGTAGTTCCGGTATACATTACCCGCCCCGACCCAGGTACGGGGATCCTGCCTGAATTTGGGGAGTACAACCCTCCGTCTGAGTCTCTGAAGAGTCGGGACTACTTTTCGGACTTCGTCGTCACGCTGGCTGTCCCCTCCGCTGTGGCACTAGTTCTCTTCTTCATTCTCGGTTACGCCATGTGCTGCAAACGGGAAGGGGT ggaaaaaagaaacatgcaAACACCAGA CATCCAGCTGGTTCACCACAGTGCCATCCAGAAGTCCACCAAAGAGCTGCGGAGCATGTCCAAGAACCGGGAGATCTCCTGGCCGCTATCCACCCTGCCCGTCTTCAACCCCGTCAGCGGCGAAGTGGTGCCACCTATTCACCCCGACAACTTCGAGACCACCAGCATGCCCCTGATGCAGACGCAGTC GAATCTTCAAAACCAGATAACGATACCACAGCAGAGGCCATCAG GTAAATGGTATTCCTGA
- the sgce gene encoding epsilon-sarcoglycan isoform X2 produces MSAAAVAVWLGAVYIVHAYAATRSALHERNVHTEPSKVLRLRAAWHRDVITILSRSHAELNVYPSAGVLFVHVLEREHFKGEFPPYPKSGDASNDPITFNTNLMDFPDRPGWLRYIQRTLYSDGVLYGSPTAEHVGRPTVIEITAYNRRTFETARHNLVINIMATEEFPLPYQAEFYIKNMNVEEMLASEVLGDFLGAVKNVWQPERLNAINITSALDRGGRVPLPINNLKEGVYVMVGADVPFSSCLREVESPHNQLRCSQEMEPVISCDKKFRAQFNIDWCKISLVDINKVVPVYITRPDPGTGILPEFGEYNPPSESLKSRDYFSDFVVTLAVPSAVALVLFFILGYAMCCKREGVIQLVHHSAIQKSTKELRSMSKNREISWPLSTLPVFNPVSGEVVPPIHPDNFETTSMPLMQTQSNLQNQITIPQQRPSGENYVMSTFRRLEVNGIPEERKVAEALNL; encoded by the exons ATGTCCGCTGCAGCTGTCGCGGTCTGGCTCGGAGCGG TTTACATTGTGCATGCCTATGCTGCAACACGGAGCGCTTTACATGAGAGAAATGTCCATACGGAGCCATCCAAAGTCTTGAGGCTGAGAGCAGCCTGGCACAGAGAcg TGATCACCATCTTGTCGAGGTCGCATGCGGAGCTAAATGTCTACCCATCTGCCGGGGTGCTTTTTGTCCATGTTCTGGAGAGAGAGCACTTTAAAGGAGAATTCCCTCCTTACCCCAAATCAG GTGATGCCAGCAATGACCCGATCACCTTCAACACGAACCTGATGGATTTCCCTGACAGGCCCGGATGGTTGCGCTACATCCAGAGGACTCTGTATAGCGACGGCGTACTCTATGGTTCTCCCACTGCAGAGCACGTGGGCAGGCCCACAGTCATAGAG ATTACTGCCTATAACCGACGCACGTTTGAGACAGCGCGGCACAACTTGGTCATAAACATCATGGCCACAGAAG AGTTCCCCTTGCCTTACCAAGCAGAGTTTTACATCAAAAACATGAACGTGGAGGAGATGCTGGCCAGCGAGGTTCTGGGAGACTTCCTGGGCGCAGTGAAGAACGTTTGGCAGCCCGAAAGGCTCAATGCTATCAACATCACCTCAGCGCTGGACCGCGGCGGCCGTGTGCCCCTCCCCATCAACAACCTAAAAGAAGG TGTTTATGTGATGGTCGGTGCTGACGTCCCGTTCTCGTCGTGCCTGAGGGAGGTGGAAAGCCCGCACAATCAGCTGCGCTGCAGTCAGGAGATGGAACCTGTCATCAGCTGTGACAAGAAATTCAGAGCTCAGTTTAACATCGACTGGTGTAAGATTTCCTTG GTTGATATCAACAAAGTAGTTCCGGTATACATTACCCGCCCCGACCCAGGTACGGGGATCCTGCCTGAATTTGGGGAGTACAACCCTCCGTCTGAGTCTCTGAAGAGTCGGGACTACTTTTCGGACTTCGTCGTCACGCTGGCTGTCCCCTCCGCTGTGGCACTAGTTCTCTTCTTCATTCTCGGTTACGCCATGTGCTGCAAACGGGAAGGGGT CATCCAGCTGGTTCACCACAGTGCCATCCAGAAGTCCACCAAAGAGCTGCGGAGCATGTCCAAGAACCGGGAGATCTCCTGGCCGCTATCCACCCTGCCCGTCTTCAACCCCGTCAGCGGCGAAGTGGTGCCACCTATTCACCCCGACAACTTCGAGACCACCAGCATGCCCCTGATGCAGACGCAGTC GAATCTTCAAAACCAGATAACGATACCACAGCAGAGGCCATCAG GAGAGAACTATGTCATGTCAACATTTCGAAGGCTGGAG GTAAATGGTATTCCTGAGGAAAGAAAGGTGGCAGAAGCACTGAATTTATGA